One genomic region from Cyclopterus lumpus isolate fCycLum1 chromosome 20, fCycLum1.pri, whole genome shotgun sequence encodes:
- the nfx1 gene encoding transcriptional repressor NF-X1 isoform X1: MAEGSSDPPDLNPDGASHQKTYQHKSRRGRSRYNNDRNLNSYDPPQQYGHFQQGFKPPFSHSNSDYALHQHPPYQGEDGAGRRGRGRGRKEGNRGVNGYSSQRPGGDFGPYSANDRGAGGFHSRPHPMDDGPDRPSWRREDAGRNLEQTNDDLDTGAKKNRKFNQEQRTGQPTEKVTRLKENNTAVDGQRSNNIKRDNSTSDIRERSQRSRTGPDSQHDDHQRKHTEVKRRQGPIKPPKLPSQEETRSERRPSVQDDSGYGRSFQEPACNAGRGSGRYTPLQARGGSRTHHQNHRPGQRNWDKMPESKETQTGCLIEQLSEEKYECMVCCDVIRCMSPVWSCLSCFHVFHLNCIKKWARSPASQADESAEGWRCPACQNVALKQPTSYTCFCGKVTNPEWQRTEIPHSCGDMCGKKRSGADCKHPCNILCHPGPCPQCPAFITRSCICGKTSQPMRCGQGAVLRCSTVCGALLNCAKHSCTQMCHSGACQPCQLQVQQVCYCGVTTREALCGTDKDGFDGSGHFTCQKLCGKMLNCEAHRCQLECHRGPCQPCPRSPSLVKMCPCRQTPLTKLLELGYSERRFCSDAIPSCGKTCNQPLACGSSGKGGGQNTIHLCDKLCHEGSCGPCSLTSTIRCRCGSKTKEVPCVTIQKEEELVFTCEKRCNKKRSCGRHKCGELCCVNVEHKCPLICGYKLNCGLHRCQDSCHRGNCEPCWQSSFDELACHCGLTVLYPPIPCGTKPPECKNMCTRRHECDHPVFHNCHSEDKCPPCTYLTQKWCMGKHEQRSNIPCHLQDISCGLTCNKTLPCEMHRCRRICHRSECLGGGSCQQPCALPRPDCGHPCCAPCHKGSSCPRTTCTAKVALQCECGRRKETVACTEAATSYQRYTAIAMASKLSDMQLGESMDIGPFLTKKELKQTRLECDQECATLERNRRLAEALEIDLSSDPFNARSTSVYSDSLKEDARKDLKFVTEVEEEIKNLVELANKGKQPRRSHCFPPMNREHRKIIHELAEVYTVESVSYDSEPKRNVVITAQKGKSACPNSTLTSLIERETFARAPPPIAHIKQHSSKAVSGGTWSKMVKEEPVIDYFDVQD, encoded by the exons ATGGCTGAGGGCTCCTCAG ACCCACCTGACCTCAATCCAGATGGGGCGTCGCATCAAAAAACATATCAGCACAAATCCAGACGAGGCAGGTCCAGATACAACAACGACCGAAACCTGAATAGTTATGATCCTCCGCAACAATATGGACACTTCCAACAGGGCTTTAAACCCCCATTTAGTCACAGTAATTCAGATTATGCATTGCATCAGCATCCTCCCTACCAGGGCGAGGATGGAGCCGGACGGCGAGGGAGAGGtcgagggaggaaagaaggaaatcGAGGTGTAAATGGCTACAGTAGCCAAAGACCTGGAGGTGACTTTGGCCCATATAGTGCTAACGACAGAGGTGCTGGGGGTTTTCATTCTAGGCCACATCCCATGGATGATGGACCTGATAGACCCAGCTGGCGAAGAGAAGATGCAGGCAGGAATCTTGAACAAACCAATGACGACCTGGACACTGGggctaaaaaaaacaggaaatttAACCAGGAGCAGAGGACAGGACAACCAACTGAAAAGGTTACTCgcttaaaagaaaacaacactgcAGTAGATGGCCAGAGGTCAAACAACATCAAAAGAGACAACTCCACTTCAGACATCAGGGAAAGAAGTCAGAGGAGCAGGACGGGTCCAGACTCCCAACATGATGATcatcagaggaaacacactgaggtaaAACGACGCCAAGGGCCAATTAAACCACCCAAGTTACCATCTCAAGAGGAAACGCGCTCAGAGAGGAGGCCTAGTGTCCAAGATGACTCTGGCTATGGCAGATCATTTCAGGAGCCTGCCTGTAATGCTGGACGTGGCTCCGGAAGATACACACCCCTTCAGGCAAGAGGAGGGAGTAGAACACATCATCAGAACCACAGGCCAGGCCAGAGGAACTGGGACAAGATGCCAGAGAGCAAGGAGACGCAGACAG GGTGTCTGATTGAGCAGCTGTCTGAGGAGAAGTATGAGTGCATGGTTTGCTGTGACGTCATCCGGTGCATGTCCCCAGTGTGGAGCTGCCTGAGCTGCTTCCACGTCTTCCACCTGAACTGCATCAAGAAGTGGGCTCGATCCCCGGCCTCTCAGGCAGACG aatcaGCTGAAGGTTGGCGTTGTCCGGCGTGCCAGAATGTTGCACTGAAACAACCGACCTCCTACACCTGCTTCTGTG GTAAAGTGACAAACCCAGAGTGGCAGCGCACTGAGATTCCCCACAGCTGTGGTGACATGTGTGGGAAGAAAAGAAGCGGAGCGGACTGCAAGCACCCCTGTAACAT CTTATGTCACCCTGGTCCTTGTCCACAATGTCCTGCCTTCATAACAAGATCCTGTATCTGTGGGAAGACCAG TCAGCCAATGCGCTGTGGCCAGGGCGCGGTGCTCCGGTGCAGCACGGTGTGCGGTGCCTTACTCAACTGTGCTAAACACAGCTGCACCCAGATGTGCCACAGTGGGGCATGTCAACCTTGCCAGCTGCAGGTTCAGCAGG tgtGCTACTGTGGCGTTACCACTCGGGAAGCCCTGTGCGGCACAGATAAAGACGGATTTGATGGTTCAGGACATTTCACCTGTCAAAAACTATGTGGGAA GATGCTTAACTGCGAAGCTCACCGGTGCCAGCTGGAGTGCCACCGCGGCCCGTGCCAACCGTGCCCACGCTCCCCGAGCCTGGTGAAGATGTGTCCCTGCAGGCAGACGCCACTGACCAAACTCCTGGAGCTGGGTTACTCTGAGCGCCGATTCTGCTCTGATGCCATCCCCTCCTGTGGGAAGACCTGCAACCAACCCCTGGCCTGTGGCTCCAGCGGTAAGGGAGGCGGACAAA ACACCATCCACCTGTGTGACAAGCTGTGCCACGAGGGCAGCTGTGGCCCCTGCTCCCTGACCTCCACTATCAGATGTAGATGTGGCTCCAAGACCAAG gAGGTCCCATGTGTGACGATCCAAAAAGAAG AAGAGCTCGTCTTCACTTGTGAGAAGCGCTGCAACAAGAAACGCTCCTGCGGCCGACACAAGTGCGGCGAGCTGTGTTGTGTG AATGTGGAGCACAAGTGCCCCCTGATCTGCGGCTACAAGCTCAACTGTGGCCTCCACCGCTGCCAGGATTCTTGTCACCGTGGAAACTGTGAGCCCTGCTGGCAGTCCA GTTTTGATGAGCTGGCGTGTCACTGCGGGCTCACTGTCTTGTACCCGCCAATCCCCTGTGGCACGAAGCCCCCAGAGTGCAAAAACATGTGCACAAGAAGACACGAGTGCGACCACCCAg TGTTTCACAACTGCCATAGTGAAGACAAGTGTCCGCCTTGCACATACCTCACTCAGAAATGGTGCATGGGAAAGCACGAG CAACGCAGCAACATCCCGTGTCATCTGCAAGACATTTCCTGTGGCCTGACGTGTAATAAAACGCTGCCGTGCGAGATGCACCGCTGCAGACGGATCTGCCACCGGAGCGAGTGTCTGGGGGGGGGCAGCTGCCAGCAGCCGTGCGCGCTGCCGCGTCCAGACTGTGGCCACCCGTGCTGCGCTCCCTGTCATAAGGGCAGCAGCTGCCCACGCACCACCTGCACAGCCAAG GTCGCTCTCCAATGCGAGTGCGGTCGAAGAAAGGAAACGGTGGCCTGCACCGAGGCAGCCACTTCATATCAGAG GTACACGGCCATCGCCATGGCGAGTAAACTGTCCGACATGCAGCTCGGCGAGTCGATGGACATCGGCCCGTTCCTCACGAAGAAGGAGCTGAAGCAGACCAG GCTGGAATGTGATCAAGAATGCGCTACCTTGGAGAGAAACCGGCGTTTGGCGGAGGCGTTGGAGATAGACTTATCCTCTGACCCCTTCAACGCCCGCTCTACTTCTGTATACAGCGACAGCCTCAAAGAGGACGCCAG aaaagacCTGAAATTCGTCACCGAGGTAGAAGAGGAGATCAAGAATCTCGTTGAGCTTGCTAATAAG GGAAAACAGCCGAGGAGGAGCCACTGTTTCCCTCCGATGAACAGAGAACACCGCAAGATCATCCACGAGCTGGCCGAGGTTTACACCGTGGAGAGCGTGAGCTACGACAGCGAGCCCAAACGCAACGTGGTCATCACAGCCCAAAA GGGGAAGTCGGCCTGTCCAAACTCAACCCTGACGTCCCTGATTGAGAGAGAGACTTTTGCGAGGGCCCCTCCTCCCATCGCTCACATCAAACAGCACAGCAGCAA GGCCGTCAGTGGAGGCACCTGGTCGAAGATGGTTAAGGAAGAGCCCGTGATAGATTATTTTGATGTCCAAGACTAA